The Sediminispirochaeta smaragdinae DSM 11293 genome has a segment encoding these proteins:
- a CDS encoding ArsR/SmtB family transcription factor, which translates to MMTEEERVRCELRAHMFKALAHPLRIFMLEKLKERQWCVCELAEELGMHKSTVSKYLTQLKEAGLVDDQKEGTLVKYHLTAPCVLDLAACAENAVLRNRKKQLGLS; encoded by the coding sequence ATGATGACAGAGGAAGAAAGAGTTCGTTGCGAATTACGGGCCCATATGTTCAAAGCCCTTGCCCACCCCCTGCGGATTTTCATGTTGGAAAAGCTGAAAGAACGTCAATGGTGCGTGTGCGAGCTGGCGGAAGAGCTTGGTATGCATAAGTCGACCGTTTCCAAATACCTCACCCAATTGAAAGAAGCCGGTTTGGTGGATGATCAGAAAGAGGGAACCCTCGTCAAATATCATCTCACAGCCCCCTGTGTACTTGATCTGGCCGCATGTGCGGAAAACGCGGTCCTGCGGAACAGGAAAAAGCAGCTGGGGCTTTCGTGA
- a CDS encoding thioredoxin family protein — MKIQILGSGCPKCKALEANARQAVAELGMDVEIEKVTSTDEIMEMGVMMTPAIAIDGDVKNSGSILSSEKIIDLIRAEAGRGGK; from the coding sequence ATGAAAATTCAGATTTTGGGATCCGGATGTCCAAAATGTAAGGCCCTTGAGGCAAACGCGCGGCAGGCCGTAGCGGAACTTGGTATGGATGTGGAGATCGAGAAGGTCACCAGTACTGATGAGATCATGGAGATGGGGGTGATGATGACCCCTGCGATTGCAATCGACGGGGACGTCAAGAACAGCGGGTCGATCCTATCCAGTGAGAAGATTATCGATCTTATCCGTGCGGAAGCAGGGAGAGGAGGAAAATAG
- a CDS encoding permease: MAHKELGPNKALFLVFGVFLAAYFIPFDSLRVSRALVEAFSMLGEYARDHVLLCLVPAMFIAGAITVFLNQRAVIRYLGPRAPKLVAYGVAAVSGAILAVCSCTVLPLFKGIYKKGAGLGPAVSFLYSGPAVNILAIVLSYKIFGWQIGVARMIGAVLFSILIGMIMQMLFRKEDEERLSDERMFRYDGGKEGRTLGQMIVYMISMIGILVFVNWASSKGGSTAWDLIFRYKYLITAAFALLLLFSLVRWFSKEDIRIWGIATRDFSLQILPYLFGGVLIAGFLLGRPGHDALIPTKWVASLVGGNSLSSNLIAAVSGAFMYFATLTEVPIVQGLLGSGMGQGPALALLLAGPSLSLPSMLVIGGELGAKKTLVYVLLVVVLSTTAGLLFGIVTA; encoded by the coding sequence ATGGCGCACAAAGAGCTTGGCCCGAACAAGGCTTTGTTTCTCGTCTTCGGGGTTTTCCTTGCCGCCTATTTTATCCCCTTTGACTCTCTTCGGGTATCCCGGGCGCTGGTTGAGGCCTTTTCGATGCTGGGGGAATACGCGCGTGATCATGTCTTGCTCTGTTTGGTTCCCGCCATGTTCATTGCCGGGGCCATAACGGTTTTTCTGAACCAGCGGGCGGTGATCCGATATCTTGGCCCAAGGGCCCCGAAGCTTGTTGCCTATGGTGTGGCCGCTGTGTCCGGGGCAATCCTTGCAGTATGCTCCTGCACGGTTTTGCCTCTCTTCAAAGGCATCTATAAAAAGGGTGCAGGCCTAGGCCCTGCGGTGAGTTTTCTCTATTCCGGACCGGCGGTAAACATTCTTGCCATTGTCCTTTCCTATAAGATTTTCGGCTGGCAGATTGGTGTGGCACGGATGATCGGTGCGGTACTCTTCTCGATCCTTATCGGCATGATCATGCAGATGCTTTTCCGAAAGGAGGATGAGGAGCGCCTTTCCGACGAGCGGATGTTTCGTTACGACGGGGGCAAAGAGGGGCGCACCCTGGGACAGATGATAGTCTATATGATCTCGATGATCGGGATCCTGGTCTTTGTCAATTGGGCTTCCTCCAAGGGCGGCAGCACTGCCTGGGACCTCATCTTCCGCTATAAATATCTGATAACGGCGGCCTTTGCTCTGTTACTGCTCTTTTCCCTCGTCAGGTGGTTTAGTAAAGAAGATATACGCATCTGGGGAATAGCTACCCGCGATTTTTCTCTTCAGATACTTCCGTATCTCTTCGGAGGAGTTCTTATAGCAGGTTTCCTGCTCGGAAGGCCGGGCCACGATGCCCTTATACCCACAAAGTGGGTCGCCTCTCTTGTCGGCGGCAATTCGCTTTCCTCGAACCTCATTGCAGCCGTAAGCGGAGCCTTCATGTATTTTGCGACCCTGACCGAGGTCCCCATTGTTCAGGGCCTCCTTGGATCGGGAATGGGCCAGGGCCCGGCACTGGCATTGCTGCTGGCAGGGCCCTCCCTCTCTCTTCCCTCAATGCTTGTCATCGGTGGCGAGTTGGGGGCCAAAAAAACCCTGGTGTATGTTCTTCTCGTTGTAGTACTTTCTACGACGGCAGGGCTTCTGTTTGGTATAGTAACTGCATGA